In uncultured Cohaesibacter sp., a genomic segment contains:
- a CDS encoding undecaprenyl-diphosphate phosphatase: MDLATYFEAVILGLIEGLTEFLPVSSTGHILLAGHFLGFQNDGKTFEVLIQLGAILAILTVYFHRLLKIAIDLPTSRKARMFVFGILLAFLPAAVLGASLHGFIKQVLFESPRLICTTLIIGGVLLAWVDRLDLKPRYTDIMDYPLSLCFKIGLFQCLALIPGMSRSGSTIAGALVMGTDKRSAAEFSFFLAMPTMAGAFAYDLYKNRDIISLDEAGVIGVGFVAAFIAAVFVVRQLLDFVSRHGFMPFAIWRIVIGGLGLAGLYLVG; this comes from the coding sequence ATGGATCTTGCCACATATTTCGAAGCCGTCATTTTAGGGCTGATTGAGGGCCTGACGGAATTTCTCCCCGTGTCCTCAACCGGTCATATATTGCTGGCCGGTCATTTCCTCGGCTTCCAGAACGATGGCAAGACCTTCGAGGTGCTGATCCAGCTCGGGGCCATTCTGGCGATCCTGACCGTTTATTTCCATCGCCTCCTGAAGATCGCCATTGATCTTCCCACCAGCCGCAAGGCACGGATGTTCGTCTTCGGCATCCTCCTGGCCTTTCTTCCGGCTGCCGTGCTCGGGGCAAGCCTTCATGGCTTCATCAAGCAAGTGCTGTTCGAAAGCCCACGGCTTATCTGTACCACGCTGATCATCGGCGGCGTGTTGCTCGCCTGGGTCGACCGGCTCGACCTCAAGCCGCGCTACACGGACATCATGGACTACCCGCTGTCGCTGTGCTTCAAGATTGGCCTGTTCCAGTGTCTGGCCCTCATTCCGGGCATGTCGCGATCCGGCTCAACGATTGCCGGTGCGCTGGTGATGGGAACCGACAAGCGATCAGCTGCGGAATTCTCTTTCTTTCTAGCCATGCCGACCATGGCGGGTGCCTTTGCCTATGACCTCTACAAGAACCGGGACATCATCAGCCTGGATGAAGCTGGCGTCATCGGCGTCGGCTTTGTGGCCGCCTTCATTGCCGCCGTCTTCGTCGTTCGGCAGTTGCTCGACTTTGTTTCCCGTCACGGATTCATGCCGTTCGCCATCTGGCGCATCGTCATCGGAGGGCTCGGCCTCGCCGGGCTCTATCTGGTGGGCTGA
- a CDS encoding DsbA family oxidoreductase: MTQPLHIDIVSDVVCPWCAIGYNQLRVALEQLGLEAEIHWRPFQLNPNMAPEGQNLGEHLREKYGVTPAQSKQNRDHITQLGAEVGFRFHFTDDMRMFNTHDAHQLIHWAGLSGRDTEVKQAFQKAYFADGLDISNREVLVGIVADLGFDADEARAILSEQRYDREVREDMAFWRQQGVNSVPAVIIDRKYLVPGAVGVEQFSQILSEMTLPRG; this comes from the coding sequence ATGACCCAACCCCTTCACATCGATATCGTCTCGGATGTGGTCTGCCCGTGGTGCGCCATAGGGTACAACCAGCTGCGCGTGGCGCTGGAACAGCTGGGTCTTGAGGCCGAGATCCACTGGCGGCCCTTCCAACTCAATCCGAACATGGCACCGGAGGGGCAGAATCTGGGCGAGCATCTGCGCGAGAAATATGGCGTCACCCCGGCGCAGAGCAAGCAGAACCGCGACCACATCACGCAGCTTGGTGCCGAGGTTGGCTTCCGGTTCCATTTCACCGACGACATGCGCATGTTCAACACCCATGACGCCCATCAGCTCATCCACTGGGCCGGGCTCTCAGGGCGCGACACGGAGGTCAAACAGGCCTTTCAGAAAGCCTATTTCGCCGACGGGCTCGACATCAGCAATCGCGAAGTGCTGGTCGGGATCGTTGCCGATCTGGGCTTTGACGCCGACGAGGCCCGCGCCATCCTGAGCGAGCAGCGCTACGACAGGGAAGTGCGTGAAGACATGGCTTTCTGGCGACAGCAGGGCGTCAACAGTGTGCCCGCCGTGATCATTGATCGCAAATATCTGGTGCCCGGCGCAGTTGGCGTCGAGCAATTCAGTCAGATATTGTCGGAAATGACCCTCCCGCGGGGATAA
- a CDS encoding methyl-accepting chemotaxis protein → MRHLLLNRLLAAIVSIPVLAILGLGGFLSYKSFQNYQQMKYATDLVALGNAGGQLSDGLPSEVFSSPSERSSRRNETDQLYDKVLAQFDALASDDPGLMEIRDELRGMRSNVAAFRAEIDKGNDSPVLGVKYLQPISALANKLMRRGASLIPDAELSGKLLAYFASQQIRDSHNMISSVVPPVFEAKTANLAQIAIILRGQLQESYFAPLFTDNGPPDAVAAYSRYLDSNDGKAFASFFDGIFQHHDHLPASLIEQWTNTAKAHDRITLQLTEEAFMASQALATAKLATAWKQVLIYSLGTLGILLAAVSISVFGLRALQRLIGDSETILARLAQDHLEIDIPYTGRKDAIGKMARSSELLRAALMKRRALEAEAQTREANAQTERRTMMAQLADQFEHSVGGIVNEVSSSASQLQQTASELQRSAEQTSDQAGSVASSAEEAGANVSYVASAAEELEASIRDIKRLVDNSASQSQEGSGKAETTRGIVSELQKAALHIGDIVNLISGIAEQTNLLALNATIEAARAGEAGKGFSVVAAEVKELANQTSKATEEISQQINHIQLTTDQAVGAIGSIAEIIGEISKSSGAIATAVEEQGHATGEIAQAVVNASSGTSHVSNSIQEVAQTANSTGSSASQVLSASQNLTSQAQDLKEQMQKFLETVRAA, encoded by the coding sequence ATGAGACATCTTTTGCTGAACCGGTTGCTTGCGGCGATAGTTTCCATACCGGTATTGGCCATTCTGGGACTGGGCGGCTTCCTGTCCTATAAGTCCTTTCAAAACTACCAGCAAATGAAATATGCCACCGACCTCGTCGCGCTCGGCAACGCTGGCGGGCAGTTGTCCGATGGCCTGCCCAGCGAGGTGTTTTCCTCCCCGAGTGAACGTAGTAGCCGTCGCAATGAGACCGATCAGCTCTACGACAAGGTTCTCGCGCAGTTTGATGCTCTGGCATCCGATGATCCGGGTCTGATGGAAATCAGGGACGAGCTCAGAGGCATGCGGTCGAATGTGGCAGCCTTTCGTGCCGAGATCGACAAGGGCAATGATTCCCCCGTACTGGGTGTTAAATATCTTCAGCCCATTTCCGCCCTTGCCAACAAGCTGATGCGGCGCGGGGCATCCCTCATCCCCGACGCGGAATTGTCCGGCAAACTGCTTGCCTATTTCGCCAGCCAGCAAATCCGCGATAGCCACAACATGATCAGCAGTGTCGTGCCGCCAGTGTTCGAGGCCAAAACCGCCAATCTTGCCCAGATCGCCATCATCCTGCGCGGCCAGCTTCAGGAAAGCTATTTTGCACCGCTGTTCACTGACAATGGTCCGCCTGACGCTGTCGCTGCCTATTCGCGATACCTCGATAGCAATGATGGCAAGGCCTTCGCGAGTTTCTTTGATGGCATCTTCCAGCACCATGATCATCTGCCAGCCAGCCTCATCGAGCAGTGGACCAACACCGCAAAGGCCCATGACAGAATCACATTGCAGCTGACCGAGGAAGCCTTCATGGCCAGTCAGGCACTGGCAACCGCGAAGCTGGCAACGGCCTGGAAACAGGTGCTCATCTACAGCCTTGGTACGCTCGGCATTCTTCTGGCCGCCGTCAGTATCAGCGTCTTCGGCCTGCGTGCCCTGCAGCGCCTGATTGGTGACAGTGAAACCATACTGGCCAGACTGGCACAGGATCATCTGGAGATCGATATTCCCTATACCGGACGCAAGGATGCCATTGGCAAGATGGCAAGGTCATCAGAGCTGTTGCGAGCAGCGCTGATGAAACGGCGGGCGCTGGAAGCAGAAGCGCAGACACGCGAGGCCAACGCCCAGACTGAACGCCGGACGATGATGGCCCAGCTCGCCGACCAGTTCGAGCATTCCGTCGGCGGTATCGTCAATGAGGTTTCAAGTTCGGCCAGCCAGTTGCAGCAGACCGCTTCCGAGTTGCAGCGTTCGGCCGAACAGACCTCTGATCAAGCCGGATCGGTTGCCTCCTCCGCCGAGGAAGCCGGGGCCAATGTCTCCTATGTCGCCAGCGCGGCGGAAGAACTGGAAGCCTCCATCCGGGACATCAAGCGCCTGGTCGACAATTCCGCATCGCAAAGTCAGGAAGGGTCTGGCAAGGCCGAAACCACACGGGGCATCGTCAGTGAACTGCAGAAGGCTGCGCTTCACATCGGCGACATCGTCAATCTGATTTCGGGCATTGCAGAGCAGACCAACCTTCTGGCGTTGAATGCCACCATCGAGGCAGCACGAGCCGGGGAGGCAGGCAAGGGCTTTTCCGTCGTGGCGGCAGAGGTCAAGGAACTGGCCAACCAGACCAGCAAGGCGACCGAAGAGATCAGCCAGCAGATCAACCACATCCAGCTGACCACGGATCAGGCTGTGGGTGCCATCGGCAGCATCGCCGAAATCATAGGCGAGATCAGCAAATCCTCCGGAGCCATCGCCACCGCCGTGGAGGAACAGGGCCATGCCACAGGCGAGATCGCCCAGGCCGTGGTCAATGCGTCTTCCGGCACCAGCCATGTGTCCAACAGCATTCAGGAAGTGGCGCAAACGGCCAACAGCACCGGCAGCAGCGCCTCGCAGGTGCTTTCCGCCTCGCAGAATCTGACCAGTCAGGCACAGGACCTCAAGGAGCAGATGCAGAAGTTCCTCGAAACCGTGCGGGCGGCGTAA
- the queG gene encoding tRNA epoxyqueuosine(34) reductase QueG — MPNPDRQATLRTFLAREAEALGFARMRICRAEDARNREATLRRFVGEGYHGSMDWMEETLQRRAHPANLWDEVKSIIMLGFNYGPDEDPRLLLASPDRANISVYARHRDYHDLIKGRLKQLSAKLLSRLREGQPDGAIKVFVDTAPVMEKPLAQLAGLGWQGKHTNLVSRELGSWLFLGAIFTNLDLDPDGPESDHCGSCVACQQACPTGAFPRPYQIDARRCISYLTIENKGPVPHALRRAIGNRVYGCDDCLAACPWNKFAEVASEAKLKARDDLKAPAIADFLVLDDAAFRQHFSGSPIKRIGRNRFLRNVLIAAGNAGRADLVGRVKPHLGDADPVVRGAAVWALGQLMHQQDFAQLAKDLGGPEQDPDVKEEWQLALKGMAQ, encoded by the coding sequence GTGCCAAATCCGGATAGACAGGCGACTTTGAGGACCTTCCTTGCAAGGGAGGCCGAAGCATTGGGCTTTGCCCGGATGCGGATCTGTCGTGCGGAAGATGCCCGGAACCGGGAGGCAACCCTCAGGCGCTTTGTCGGTGAGGGCTATCACGGCTCCATGGACTGGATGGAAGAGACGCTGCAACGGCGCGCCCACCCGGCCAACCTCTGGGATGAGGTGAAGTCGATCATCATGCTCGGCTTCAACTATGGCCCCGACGAGGACCCGCGCCTGTTGCTGGCAAGCCCGGACCGGGCCAACATCTCGGTCTATGCTCGCCATCGCGATTATCACGATCTGATCAAGGGGCGGCTCAAGCAGCTGTCGGCTAAATTGCTCTCGCGCCTGCGCGAGGGCCAGCCGGATGGCGCGATCAAGGTCTTCGTTGATACTGCGCCGGTGATGGAAAAGCCGCTGGCCCAGCTCGCCGGGCTTGGCTGGCAGGGCAAGCACACCAATCTGGTCAGCCGCGAGCTTGGCTCATGGCTGTTTCTGGGCGCGATCTTTACCAATCTGGATCTGGACCCCGATGGGCCGGAAAGTGATCACTGTGGCTCCTGTGTGGCCTGTCAACAGGCCTGCCCGACGGGAGCCTTCCCCAGACCTTACCAGATCGATGCCCGACGCTGCATTTCCTATCTCACCATCGAGAACAAGGGACCTGTGCCCCATGCGCTCCGTCGCGCCATCGGCAATCGTGTCTATGGCTGCGACGACTGCCTTGCGGCCTGCCCGTGGAACAAGTTTGCCGAAGTGGCGAGCGAGGCAAAGCTGAAGGCCCGCGACGATCTCAAGGCACCCGCTATTGCCGATTTTCTGGTGCTGGACGATGCGGCCTTCCGGCAGCATTTCTCCGGCTCGCCGATCAAGCGCATCGGGCGCAACCGCTTTTTGCGCAACGTGCTGATTGCGGCGGGCAATGCGGGCAGGGCGGATCTGGTTGGCAGGGTTAAGCCCCATCTTGGCGATGCAGACCCGGTGGTGCGGGGGGCTGCCGTCTGGGCGCTCGGACAGTTGATGCATCAACAGGACTTTGCCCAACTGGCAAAAGACCTAGGTGGTCCAGAACAGGATCCTGATGTAAAGGAAGAGTGGCAATTGGCGCTGAAAGGAATGGCACAATGA
- a CDS encoding glutathione S-transferase family protein, with translation MLLLYHTMMSVPSRFTRLILAECKATAELKEILPWERTEDFLLVNPAGTVPVLRENDGPPVCGAMTIAEYLDETRGYALGARRLMPDHPNLRAEVRRLVHWFLVKAVDDTAGFFIEEKVYKRMRRPSEGGGSPDSTLLRAARANLRIHLNYIAYLTERRKWLAGETFSYADLAAGAMLSSIDYLGEVPWEKEPMVKEWYQRIKSRPAFRPLLNDSLKGIPPSSHYMDLDF, from the coding sequence ATGCTGCTGCTCTATCACACCATGATGTCGGTTCCTTCTCGCTTTACACGCCTGATTTTGGCCGAATGTAAGGCAACGGCTGAATTGAAGGAAATTCTGCCCTGGGAACGGACGGAAGATTTCCTGCTGGTCAATCCGGCGGGCACAGTGCCTGTGCTGAGGGAAAATGACGGGCCGCCGGTCTGTGGTGCGATGACGATTGCGGAATATCTGGACGAGACCCGCGGTTATGCGCTCGGGGCTCGCCGTTTGATGCCCGATCATCCCAACCTGCGCGCCGAAGTGCGTCGTCTGGTGCACTGGTTCCTGGTCAAGGCCGTGGATGATACCGCCGGATTCTTCATCGAGGAGAAGGTCTACAAGCGCATGCGCCGCCCCAGCGAAGGAGGCGGTTCGCCTGATTCGACCCTGCTCAGGGCAGCGCGGGCCAACCTGCGGATTCACCTCAACTATATTGCCTATCTGACCGAACGGCGCAAATGGCTGGCTGGCGAGACTTTCTCCTATGCCGACCTTGCCGCAGGGGCGATGCTGTCTTCCATCGATTATCTGGGGGAAGTGCCCTGGGAAAAGGAACCCATGGTCAAGGAGTGGTATCAGCGCATCAAGTCGCGTCCGGCCTTCCGTCCGCTTCTCAATGACAGCCTCAAGGGCATTCCCCCGTCGAGCCATTACATGGATCTGGACTTCTAG
- a CDS encoding RNA methyltransferase: MMETESRATKKGLIKEITAVSNQHIKDIRSLERRKVRAETGQFMAEGLQLVAFALEAGWDADILVYAKNIKSHELVQQVAAKVYARGGLVLEVSEQVLSKLTHRDNPQHVIGVFRQRIGTLADLAKDMAASGADMAVALEGVKDPGNLGTIIRTTDAVGASALLLIGETTDPFSLEAVRATMGSIFHVPLYRATREEFLSWRKSWPGEIVGTHLKGAVDYRTVKPKEPVLVMMGNEQSGLPDDFAETCDHLVKIPMAGRAESLNLAISTGVTLFRLREGKLGL, from the coding sequence ATGATGGAAACCGAAAGCCGCGCCACGAAAAAGGGCCTGATCAAGGAAATCACGGCCGTCTCCAACCAGCATATCAAGGACATCCGGTCCCTTGAGCGCCGCAAGGTGCGCGCCGAAACCGGCCAGTTCATGGCCGAGGGGCTGCAACTGGTCGCCTTCGCGCTGGAAGCGGGATGGGACGCGGACATTCTGGTCTATGCCAAGAACATCAAGAGCCATGAGCTGGTGCAGCAGGTGGCCGCCAAGGTCTATGCCCGTGGCGGGCTCGTTCTGGAGGTCTCCGAACAGGTGCTCTCCAAGCTGACCCACCGCGACAACCCGCAGCATGTCATCGGCGTCTTCCGCCAGCGGATCGGAACGCTCGCCGATCTTGCAAAGGACATGGCTGCTTCTGGTGCCGACATGGCCGTGGCGCTCGAAGGGGTCAAGGATCCGGGCAATCTGGGGACGATCATCCGCACCACCGACGCCGTCGGAGCCAGTGCCCTGTTGCTGATTGGCGAGACCACCGATCCCTTCAGCCTCGAAGCCGTTCGCGCCACCATGGGGTCCATCTTCCATGTGCCGCTCTACCGGGCCACCCGCGAGGAATTCCTGAGCTGGCGCAAGAGCTGGCCCGGCGAGATCGTCGGCACCCATCTCAAGGGCGCAGTCGATTATCGCACGGTCAAGCCGAAGGAACCGGTTCTGGTGATGATGGGCAACGAACAGTCGGGCCTGCCGGACGATTTTGCCGAGACCTGTGATCATCTGGTCAAGATCCCGATGGCAGGCCGGGCCGAGAGCCTCAACCTGGCCATCTCGACCGGCGTCACCCTGTTCCGCCTGCGTGAAGGCAAGCTGGGGCTTTAA
- a CDS encoding SDR family oxidoreductase: MKLFIFGYGYSARAIARELSSECDWIAATTRSESKADAMRVDDVEAILFDGKAPSDQLKATLAEATHVLVSIAPDADGDPVLNSLWAELTAMPSLRWIGYLSTVGVYGDHNGVWVDEETDCRPVSSRSVQRVAAEAAWQALAAEIDVPLGIYRLAGIYGPGRNQMIKLDAGTCRAINKPGQMFNRIHVDDIALAVSIAARRRHRGILNVVDDEPAAPQEVIYFCADLMGLPRPQEQSFKEAEMTPMARSFYGENKRCSNIRLHELIGGVLRYPTYREAFTHMWQTDSWQRRS; encoded by the coding sequence ATGAAACTGTTTATCTTCGGATATGGCTATAGCGCTCGGGCGATTGCACGGGAGTTGTCCTCCGAATGCGACTGGATTGCCGCAACCACCCGATCTGAAAGCAAGGCTGACGCCATGCGCGTCGACGACGTCGAGGCGATCCTGTTCGACGGTAAGGCGCCCTCAGACCAGTTGAAAGCGACATTGGCCGAAGCGACCCATGTTCTGGTGTCCATCGCGCCGGATGCGGATGGGGATCCGGTGCTCAACAGCTTGTGGGCCGAACTCACGGCCATGCCGTCACTGCGCTGGATCGGCTATCTGTCCACCGTCGGGGTCTATGGCGACCACAATGGGGTCTGGGTCGATGAGGAGACGGACTGTCGCCCGGTGTCGAGCCGCTCGGTCCAGCGGGTCGCGGCCGAAGCCGCATGGCAGGCGCTGGCTGCCGAGATCGATGTCCCTCTCGGTATCTACCGACTGGCAGGCATCTATGGTCCGGGACGGAACCAGATGATCAAGCTTGATGCAGGCACCTGCCGCGCCATCAACAAGCCCGGCCAGATGTTCAACCGCATTCATGTTGATGACATCGCTCTTGCCGTTTCCATAGCCGCCAGACGGCGCCACAGGGGCATTCTCAATGTCGTGGATGACGAACCGGCCGCGCCGCAGGAGGTCATCTATTTCTGCGCCGACCTGATGGGCCTGCCACGCCCGCAGGAGCAATCATTCAAGGAAGCGGAGATGACCCCGATGGCCCGCAGCTTCTACGGCGAGAACAAGCGCTGCAGCAACATCCGCCTGCACGAACTGATCGGCGGCGTTCTGCGCTATCCGACCTATCGGGAGGCATTTACGCATATGTGGCAAACGGATAGCTGGCAAAGGCGAAGCTGA